A section of the Phaseolus vulgaris cultivar G19833 chromosome 8, P. vulgaris v2.0, whole genome shotgun sequence genome encodes:
- the LOC137827014 gene encoding brassinosteroid-responsive RING protein 1-like, which translates to MGFPVGYPEVLVPKLFLNALSLLAWLRSLVAALFRLLRLSDLLDTDAAALAWPPESPPQRAPTLSAVLIREFLPVAAFRDLDGAGESLPSPTGCAVCLSEFCAEEEIRCMANCKHMFHRACVDRWIDHDQKTCPLCRTPFVPEHKVEEYNQRLWAASGVSQFYQDDYTPSL; encoded by the coding sequence ATGGGATTTCCGGTAGGGTATCCGGAAGTGCTGGTCCCCAAGCTCTTCCTCAACGCGCTCTCGCTCCTCGCGTGGCTCCGCTCGCTCGTCGCCGCGCTCTTCCGCCTCCTCCGCCTCTCCGACCTCCTCGACACCGACGCCGCCGCGCTCGCCTGGCCGCCGGAGTCCCCGCCGCAGCGCGCTCCCACTCTCTCAGCAGTCCTCATCCGCGAGTTTCTCCCCGTGGCAGCGTTCCGTGACCTCGACGGCGCCGGCGAATCCCTTCCATCGCCGACTGGATGCGCGGTGTGCCTGAGCGAGTTCTGCGCGGAGGAGGAGATCAGGTGCATGGCGAACTGCAAACACATGTTCCACCGCGCGTGCGTGGACCGTTGGATCGATCACGATCAGAAGACGTGTCCTCTGTGTAGGACACCGTTCGTCCCCGAGCACAAGGTGGAGGAGTATAACCAACGACTATGGGCAGCTTCTGGTGTTTCGCAGTTTTACCAAGACGATTACACTCCTTCCCTCTGA